The window TGCCCTGGGACGAGGGGTTCGAGGAACGCGTCGAGGTGATCGCGCCGGTGGACGCACTCCTCGGCGACGGCGTCACCCACCCCTTCCGCCTCCCGGCCAGGGAGGACACCGCCCCGGTCCTCGACGCGGCCGGCCGTACCGTCGGCCGGCTGCTGCGGCGGTGCGAGGCGGTCAGCGGGACGGTGCGGCTGTCCGCCCGCGAACTCGACGGCCCCTACCGGACCCTGCGGCTGACCGCCGTCGTCGAGAACACCAGCGACTGGACACCGCCCGAGGGCCACGCCGCCGACCGGGACGCGGCGCTGCCGCACTCCCTGGTGGCCACCCACCTCCTCATGGCCCTCAGCGCCGGATCGTTCCTGTCGATGACCGATCCCCCCGAGTGGGCGAAGGGCGCGGTCGCCGCCTGCCGCAACCTCCACACCTGGCCCGTGCTCGCCGGCGAACCCGGCCGGGCCGACCTGGTGCTGTCCTCGCCGATCATCCTGGAGGACCACCCGGCCATCGCCCCGGAGAGCCCCGGCGCGCTCTACGACGCCACGGAGATCGACGAGATCCTCGCGCTGCGCACCGCCGCCCTCACCGACGAGGAGAAACGCGAGGCCAGAGGAACCGACGAACGCGCGGCCGCCGTGATCGAGCTGGCGGAGTCGATGCCGGCCGAGGTGCTGGAGCGGCTGCACGGGGCGGTACGCAGTCTGCGCGAGGTGACGGCCGGCCCCGGCCCCGCCGATCCGGGCGTCGGCTTCCCCGACGAGTTCGGGGTGGCGCGGCCCGACACCCCCTGGTGGGATCCGGCGAGCGACGCGGGATTCGACCCGGCGCGGGACCGGGTGGTCGTCGGCGGCCGCTCGGTGGGCCAGGGCAGCCGGGTCGAACTGCACCCGGGCCTGCGGCGCACCGACGCTCAGGACATCTTCCTGCGGGGCCGCACCGCCGTGGTCGAGGCCGTGCTGCACGACGTCGACGGCGGCGTCCACCTGGCGGTCACGGTGGAGGGCGACCCGGGCGCCGACATCCGCCGCGAGCAGGGCCGCTTCCTGTACTTCCAGCCCGACGAGGTCACACCGCTGGAGGACGGCGCATGAACCCTCCGGCCGCGTCGCCCCCCAGGACCCTCGTCGCCGGGATCGGCAACATCTTCCTCGGCGACGACGGCTTCGGCGTGGAGACCGCACGCCGGCTCGCCGGACGCGAGCTGCCCGCCCACGTGGAGATCGTGGACATCGGCGTGCGGGGGGTGCACCTCGCCTACCAGCTTCTGGACGGCTACGACATCCTCGTCCTCGTGGACGCCACGGCACGCGGCGAAGCCCCCGGCACGCTGTACGTGATCGAACACGAGGCCGACGCCCCGGGCCCGGCGCAGGAGACCCCGCCCCTGGACGGCCACCGGATGACCCCCGACACCGTCCTGGCGCTGCTGGCCACGCTCTGCGCCGGCACGGGCGCCGACCCACCGCGCCGCGTCCTGGTCGTGGGCTGCGAACCGGCCTCGGTGGACGAGCACATGGGACTCAGCGCGCCGGTGGCGGACGCCGTACCGGAGGCGGTCCGGCTGATCGAAGAGCTGCTGCGGGACGGCGATCCGTCCGTGGCGCCGGTCTCGACCGCTGAGGCCACGACATGAGGAGAGACGGAATGAAGAAGATCGTCATCGGTGGAGCGGCACTGGCCGCCGTGGTCGTGCTCGCCGCCGAGGTACTGCCGGACGTCAGGCGCTACTTGCGGATCCGACGCATGTGAGGCCGCGGGCTCCCGCGCGGTTGGGTCGAACGGTGTACCCGCCGCCCGGTCACGGCGTGCCGGACCGTACGCCACGGTCCCGCGCGCCTCTAATGAACCCCGGCGGGAGGCAGGCAGCGGAAGGACGAGATCCCCATGCACGAGATGTCCGTCGCGCTGGCCGTCGTCGACCAGGTCGTTCAGGCCGCCGACCGGGCCGGAGACGTCACGGCGGTGCGATCGGTACGGCTCCAGGTGGGCGAACTCGCCGGTGTCGTACCCGACGCGCTCGCCTTCAGCTTCGAACTGGCCTGTGCCGGAACGCTGTTGGAAGGCGCCGAACTGGTCACCGAGGAGGTGCCGGGGCGGGCACGCTGCACCTCCTGCGCACACGCCTGGGACGTCGGCATGCCGCCCCGGCTGACCTGCCCCGCGTGCGGCGGGACGCGGACCGACCTGCTCGCGGGCCGGGAACTGCAGATCGTCGACGTGCGCTGGGAGGACGGTGGCCCCGCGCACCCGTCCACCCGCGAACCCATCTCCGAGGAGCGCTGAACCATGTGCCGTGTCGCCGACCTGCGCCAGGCCGTACTGGCGAAGAACGACGAGAGCGCCCGCGAACTGCGTACGCGTCTCACCGCCCGAGGCACGGCGGTCGTCAACCTGCTGTCCAGTCCGGGCAGCGGCAAGACCGCGCTGCTGGAGCAGGAACTGCTGCGGGCACGTGAGCGGTCCGTACCCGTCGCCGCGCTGAGCGCCGATCTCGCCACCGAGAACGACGCGATCCGCCTGGCACGTTCGGGTGTACCGGTCAAGCAGGTGCTCACCGACGGACTGTGCCATCTGGAGGCGGGCATGCTCGCCCGGCACCTCGACGGATGGCTGCCCGACGGCACCCGGCTGCTGTTCGTGGAGAACGTCGGCAACCTCGTCTGCCCCGCCTCCTACGACCTGGGGGAGACGCTGAGGGTCGCCCTCGCCTCGGTGACGGAGGGCGAGGACAAGCCGCTCAAGTACCCCACCGCCTTCGGGCTCGCGCACCTGGTCGTGGTGACCAAGACCGACCTCGCGGAGGCGGTCGAGTTCGACGAGGTCGCGTTCCGCGCGAACCTGGAACAGGTCAACCCGGGGGTCGAGGTGGTCATGACCTCCGCACGCCGGGGACGGGGGGTCGGCGCCCTGCTCGACCGGGCGATGGCGGCCGCGGACGGCGCCCCCGTCCACGCGCCGGTCATGGCCGGCCAGCCCCACCACCACGGTCACGTCCACGCTCCTGTGCACGCCCACGACGGTCACGTCCCCACGCATGACGGTCATACGCACGCGCGTCCGGAGACCGACGGCGCCATGGCCCACACCCACCCGTGAGCGGTCCGCAGGCCCCGGCCGCCGTCGCCGAGTCCGCTCCGCTGCGCCGCCGGATCGTCGTGCGGGGAGTGGTGCAGGGGGTGGGCTTCCGGCCCTACCTGTACGGCCTCGCCACCGAACTCGCCCTGGCCGGCCATGTGACCAACACCGCCGAGGGCGTCGTCGTGGAGATCGAGGGCGCCGCCTCGGCCGTGGCCGTGTTCTGCGAGCGGATCGCCGCCCAGGCGCCGCCGCTGGCCCGCGTCGAGTCCGTCGAGCACCACGAGCTGCCCGCCGTCGGCGACGGCACCGCGTTCACCATCCACACCTCGCACTCCGGCGGACCGGCCCGCACCCTGGTCTCCCCGGACTCCGCGACCTGCGCCGACTGCCTCGCCGAGCTGGCCGACCCGGCGGACCGGCGCCACCGCCACCCCTTCGTCAACTGCACCAACTGCGGCCCGCGCTTCACGATCGTCACCGCAGTGCCCTACGACCGGGCCGCCACGACCATGGCCGGCTTCGCGATGTGCCCCGACTGCGCCCGCGAGTACGCGGACCCGGCGGACCGGCGCTTCCACGCGCAGCCCGTCGCCTGCCCGGCCTGCGGGCCGCGCCTGCGGCTGGTCCTCCGACCGAGCCCAGGGGCCGGGAGCGTCGAGGGGGCCGACCCCGTGGGCGAGGCGCGCGCCCTGCTCGCACGGGGCGCGATCCTCGCCGTGAAGGGGCTGGGCGGCTACCACCTGGCCTGCGACGCCACGAACGAGGCAGCCGTCGCCCTGCTGCGGCGCCGGAAGGCCCGCGGGGACAAGCCCTTCGCCGTCATGGCCAGGACGGCGGACGACGTCCGGCACCTCGTGCGGCTGAGTCCCGAGGAGCGCGGGCTGCTCGAAGACGTCGCCAGACCGGTGGTCCTGGTCAGACGGCGCCGTCCGGACACCGCCGGCGGTCCGCGGCCCGCCGAGGCGGTCGCGCCCGGCAGCCCCGACCTCGGCCTGATGCTGCCCTATACGCCCCTGCACCATCTGCTGCTCGGACTGTCCGGCGACGCGGACGGCCCCCGCCTGCTCGTCATGACCAGCGGCAACGTGTCCGGTGAACCCATCGTCACCGACGACACCGAGGCACTGGAGCGGCTCGCGCACCTGGCCGACGCCTGGCTCACCCACGACCGCCCGATCCACGTCCCCTGCGACGACTCCGTGGTCCGGGTCTGCGACGGACGGCCCCTGGTGATCCGCCGCTCGCGTGGCTACGCACCGCTGCCGCTCACCCTTCCCCTGCCCGTGCGGCCCGCCCTCGCCGTCGGCGGAGACCTGAAGAACACGTTCTGCCTGGGGTCGGACCGCCGCGCCTGGCTCTCCGCGCACATCGGCGACATGGACGACGTCGCCACGCAGCGGGCGTTCGAGCGCGCGGCGCGGCAGCTGACGTCCCTCACCGGGGTACGGCCCGAAACGCTGGTGTCCGACCGGCATCCCGGCTACCGCTCCGCCCGGTGGGCCGACCGGAACGCGGCGGACCGGCCCGTCGTACGCGTCCAGCACCATCACGCGCACATCGCCGCCACGATGGCCGAACACGGGCTGGACGGCACCCGGCGGGTGATCGGCGTCGCCTTCGACGGAACGGGCCACGGCGACGACGGCGCCGTCTGGGGCGGCGAGTTCCTGCTCGCCGACTACGACCGCTTCACCCGGTTCGGTCACCTCGCCTACGTCCCGCTGCCCGGCGGCGACACCGCGGTGCGCCGCCCGTACCGCATGGCACTGGCCCACCTGTGGGCGGCCGGCCTGCCCTGGACCGACGACCTCCCCTGTGCGGCCGCCTGCCCGCCCGACGAACTCCGCGCCCTGAGGACGCAGTTGCAGCGGAGCCTGAACTGTGTTCCCACGTCCAGCATGGGCCGGCTCTTCGACGCGGTGTCCTCGCTGGCCGGTGTGTGCCACCGTGCCGGATACGAGGCGCAGGCCGCCGTCGAGCTGGAGGGCGCGGCGCTGCTCGCGCCCACCGGGGACGGTGAGGCGTACGCCTTCGCCCTGCACGCGTCGCAGGAGAGCGGGACGGGCCCGGTACGGGCCGATCCGGCGCCCGTCCTCGCGGCGGTCGTCGACGACCTGCGCGCGGGCGTCGCGCCGGCGCTGATCGCGGCCCGGTTCCACCGGGGCGTGGCCGCTGTGGTGCGCGCGATGTGCGTGCGGGCGCGCGAGCGGCACGGGCTGGACACGGTGGCCCTGACGGGGGGCGTGTTCGCCAACACGCTGCTCTCCTCGGCCTGCGCCGCCGGCCTGCGCGAGGACGGCTTCACGGTCCTGCGGCACCACCTGGTGCCGCCGGGCGACGGCGGCCTGGCGCTGGGGCAGCTGATGGTGGCCGCCCGGACCACGACCGCCGTCCTCACGCCCACCGACTGAGCGACGCGCGACCCCCACAGTGAGGAGAGGCTCATGTGCCTGGCGGTACCCGGCAGAGTGCTGGACATCGAGGAACGGGAGGGCACTCGGATGGCCACCGTCGACTTCGGCGGAGTGGTCAAGGAGGTGTGCCTGGAGTATCTGCCCGACCTTCAGGTCGGCGAGTACGCCATCGTGCACGTCGGTTTCGCCCTGCAACGGCTGGACGAGGAGTCGGCGCGACAGACGCTCGAACTCTTCGCCGAACTCGGCTTGCTGCAGGAGGAGTTCGGAGATCCGTGGGAGACGGCGGCGGCGGAGGCGGGCATGGACCCGGTGGAAGAGGTGCGCAACCCGTGAAGTACATCGACGAGTTCCAGGACCCGGAGCTGGCGCGTCGGCTGCTCGACGACATCCATGCCACGGTGACCAGGCCGTGGGCGCTGATGGAGGTGTGCGGAGGGCAGACGCACAGCATCATCCGGCACGGCATCGACCAACTCCTGCCGGAACAGGTGGAGTTGATTCATGGGCCGGGCTGTCCGGTGTGCGTGACCCCGCTGGAGGTCATCGACAAGGCGCTGGAGATCGCCTCCCGGCCGGAGGTGATCTTCTGTTCCTTCGGGGACATGCTGCGCGTGCCGGGCACCGGCCGGGACCTGTTCCAGGTCCGCGGCGAGGGCGGTGACGTACGGGTCGTCTACTCGCCGCTCGACGCCCTGCGCATCGCCCAGCAGAACCCCGACCGCGAGGTGGTGTTCTTCGGCATCGGCTTCGAGACGACGGCACCCCCCAACGCGATGACGGTCCATCAGGCCCGGAAGCTGGGCATCGGGAACTTCAGCATGCTGGTCTCCCACGTCCGCGTCCCACCGGCCATCGAGGCGATCATGTCCTCGCCGAAGTGCCGGGTGCAGGGCTTCCTCGCCGCCGGGCACGTCTGCAGCGTGATGGGTGTGGGGGAGTACCCGGAGCTGGCGGAGCGCTTCCGCGTGCCGATCGTGGTGACGGGCTTCGAGCCGCTGGACATCCTCGAAGGGGTGCGCCGGGCCGTCCGCCAGCTGGAACGCGGTGAGCACAGGGTCGACAACGCCTACGCCCGTGCCGTCCGGCCGGAGGGCAACGCGGCCGCCCGCGCGATGCTGGAGGACGTCTTCGAGGTCACCGACCGGGCCTGGCGCGGGATCGGAGTGATCCCCGACAGCGGCTGGCGGCTGGCGGCGAAGTACCGCGACCACGACGCCGAGCACCGGTTCGCGGTCGACGGCATCAGGACGGCCGAGCCCGCCGCGTGCCGCAGCGGGGAGGTCCTCCAAGGGCTGCTCAAGCCGCACGAGTGCGAGGCCTTCGGCACGCTGTGCACCCCGCGCACCCCCCTGGGGGCCACCATGGTCTCCAGCGAGGGCGCCTGTGCGGCGTACTACCTCTACCGGCGCCTGGACATGCCCGCCACCACCGAGGTTCGGGAGGCGAGCCCCGTTGTCTGACACCACCGCCACCGGTCTGCCCGTCCACGCCGCGCCGGACATCGAGGCGTGGACCTGTCCGGCGCCCGTACGTGACCGCCCCCGGGTCGTCATGGGCCATGGCGGCGGGGGAGTCCTCTCCGCCGAGCTGGTCCAGCAGATCTTCGCGCCCGCCTTCGGTGGCGAGGTGCTGGCCCAGATGGGTGACGCGGCAGTCCTCTCCCTGGGCGGAGCCCGGCTGGCGTTCTCCACCGACACCTACGTCGTACGGCCGCTGTTCTTCCCCGGCGGCAGCATCGGGGACCTGGCGGTCAACGGGACCGTCAACGACCTCGCCATGAGCGGCGCCCGCGCCGCCTACCTCTCCTGCGGATTCGTCCTGGAGGAGGGCGTGGAGCTGGACGTGGTCACGCGGGTCTCCCAGGCGCTCGGTGCCGCCGCGCGCACGGCAGGCGTGGAGGTGGCCACCGGCGACACCAAGGTGGTGGAGGCCGGCCACGGCGACGGGATCTTCATCAACACGGCGGGCATCGGCCTGGTGCCGGCGGGCGTGGACCTGCGGCCCCAGCGGGTCGTCCCCGGCGACGTGGTCATCGTCAGCGGCGCCATCGGCGTCCACGGGGTCGCGATCATGAGCGTGCGCGAGGGTCTGGAGTTCGGCGTGGAGATCAAGAGCGACTGCGCGGCGCTCGGCGGTCTCGTCGACGCCATGCTCGCCGTCACCCCTGATCTGCACGTCCTGCGCGATCCCACCCGGGGCGGCCTGGCCGCGACCCTCAACGAGATCGCGGCGGCCTCCGGAACCGGTGTCGTCATCCAAGAACGCGACGTACCGGTCCCGGCGGCCGTGGCCAACGCCTGCGCCATTCTCGGCCTGGACCCCATGTACATCGCCAACGAGGGCAAGCTCGTGGCCTTCGTCCCGCGCGAGCACGCCGACGCCGTCCTGGAGGCGATGCGGGCCCATCCGCTGGGCGCGGACTCGGTGATCATCGGCGAGACCGTCGAGGCGCATCCCGGCATGGTCGTGGCACGAACCGGACTGGGCGGGACCCGCGTGGTCGATCTGCCGATCGGGGAGCAGCTGCCGCGGATCTGCTGACGGGAGCCTCGCGGCTCCCCGTCGAGGATGCCGTCGTCCGGACGCCCGGTGGGCCGGTGCCTACCGGTGGCTGGACGGCGGTGAGTCCTGGGGGTCCACGCCGGTCGAGGAAGAGGCGTCCCTGGCGCCGCTGGGGCGCTGGGAGCGGCCCTTGGGCCCGGTGTCGCGGCGGCCCTTCTCGTCCGCGTCGCCGTACTCCTCGCCGCGTGTCCCGTGACTCTTCGCGGTGTCCCCCGGGACGGGCTTCCTCTCCTCCGCCGACTTCGTCCGGCCCCGGCCCCTCTCCTCGGCGTGCTCGGCCGTACGGAAGGAGCGGGGAGCGCTCGGGTTGTCCTGCTGGCGCGTCTCGTCCACATCGGGCGACCAGCCGTGCTGCCCGGTGCCCTCGTGGCGGCTGGGGCCCTTCCCGTGCGGGGGCTCGGACGCTCGTGATTTCTTCGACATGGGCCGACCTGCCTCTTCCTGGTCGAGGGGACGCCGGTGGTGGCATCGCCGCGCTGGGTGGAGTACCCCTTCTCATTGCATTTAAGTACTATCAGTGCATTTCCGGCACTGGCGCGAGTCGATGCTGCGGCGAAGCGGAGTGCGCCGTGTCAGCCGCGCAGGCGGGTGTTGAGCCGGGCCGCCTGACGGGTCAGGTGGTCGCGCTCGGCGAGGTCGGGCGCCTTGCGGGCCGCCTCGGCGTACAGCCGGGCGGCCGTGGCCAGGTCACCGTCGCGCTCGTGGAGATACGCCGCCACCGCGGTGTGACGCGGCAGCGAGTCCTCCAGCGCGGCGAGCGCCGCCAGCCCGGTACGGGGACCGTCGGCCTCACCGACGGCCACCGCGCGGTTGAGCCGGACGACCGGGCTGTCGGTCAGGCGCACGAGTTCGTCGTACCACTCGACGATCTGTACCCAGTCGGTCTCCTCGGCCGCGAGCGCGTCGGCGTGCAGCGCGGCGATGGCGGCCTGGGCCTGGAACTCGCCCAGCCGGTCGCGGGCGAGAGCCGTCTGCAGAATCCCGACGCCCTCGGCGATGGACGTGGTGTCCCACCGGTCGCGGTCCTGCTCGGCGAGCGGCACCAGGCTCCCGTCGGGTGCGGTCCGGGCGGCGCGCCGGGCGTGGTGCAGCA is drawn from Streptomyces bottropensis ATCC 25435 and contains these coding sequences:
- a CDS encoding hydrogenase maturation protease gives rise to the protein MNPPAASPPRTLVAGIGNIFLGDDGFGVETARRLAGRELPAHVEIVDIGVRGVHLAYQLLDGYDILVLVDATARGEAPGTLYVIEHEADAPGPAQETPPLDGHRMTPDTVLALLATLCAGTGADPPRRVLVVGCEPASVDEHMGLSAPVADAVPEAVRLIEELLRDGDPSVAPVSTAEATT
- a CDS encoding DUF6893 family small protein; the encoded protein is MKKIVIGGAALAAVVVLAAEVLPDVRRYLRIRRM
- the hypA gene encoding hydrogenase maturation nickel metallochaperone HypA, encoding MHEMSVALAVVDQVVQAADRAGDVTAVRSVRLQVGELAGVVPDALAFSFELACAGTLLEGAELVTEEVPGRARCTSCAHAWDVGMPPRLTCPACGGTRTDLLAGRELQIVDVRWEDGGPAHPSTREPISEER
- the hypB gene encoding hydrogenase nickel incorporation protein HypB, with amino-acid sequence MCRVADLRQAVLAKNDESARELRTRLTARGTAVVNLLSSPGSGKTALLEQELLRARERSVPVAALSADLATENDAIRLARSGVPVKQVLTDGLCHLEAGMLARHLDGWLPDGTRLLFVENVGNLVCPASYDLGETLRVALASVTEGEDKPLKYPTAFGLAHLVVVTKTDLAEAVEFDEVAFRANLEQVNPGVEVVMTSARRGRGVGALLDRAMAAADGAPVHAPVMAGQPHHHGHVHAPVHAHDGHVPTHDGHTHARPETDGAMAHTHP
- the hypF gene encoding carbamoyltransferase HypF — translated: MSGPQAPAAVAESAPLRRRIVVRGVVQGVGFRPYLYGLATELALAGHVTNTAEGVVVEIEGAASAVAVFCERIAAQAPPLARVESVEHHELPAVGDGTAFTIHTSHSGGPARTLVSPDSATCADCLAELADPADRRHRHPFVNCTNCGPRFTIVTAVPYDRAATTMAGFAMCPDCAREYADPADRRFHAQPVACPACGPRLRLVLRPSPGAGSVEGADPVGEARALLARGAILAVKGLGGYHLACDATNEAAVALLRRRKARGDKPFAVMARTADDVRHLVRLSPEERGLLEDVARPVVLVRRRRPDTAGGPRPAEAVAPGSPDLGLMLPYTPLHHLLLGLSGDADGPRLLVMTSGNVSGEPIVTDDTEALERLAHLADAWLTHDRPIHVPCDDSVVRVCDGRPLVIRRSRGYAPLPLTLPLPVRPALAVGGDLKNTFCLGSDRRAWLSAHIGDMDDVATQRAFERAARQLTSLTGVRPETLVSDRHPGYRSARWADRNAADRPVVRVQHHHAHIAATMAEHGLDGTRRVIGVAFDGTGHGDDGAVWGGEFLLADYDRFTRFGHLAYVPLPGGDTAVRRPYRMALAHLWAAGLPWTDDLPCAAACPPDELRALRTQLQRSLNCVPTSSMGRLFDAVSSLAGVCHRAGYEAQAAVELEGAALLAPTGDGEAYAFALHASQESGTGPVRADPAPVLAAVVDDLRAGVAPALIAARFHRGVAAVVRAMCVRARERHGLDTVALTGGVFANTLLSSACAAGLREDGFTVLRHHLVPPGDGGLALGQLMVAARTTTAVLTPTD
- a CDS encoding HypC/HybG/HupF family hydrogenase formation chaperone: MCLAVPGRVLDIEEREGTRMATVDFGGVVKEVCLEYLPDLQVGEYAIVHVGFALQRLDEESARQTLELFAELGLLQEEFGDPWETAAAEAGMDPVEEVRNP
- the hypD gene encoding hydrogenase formation protein HypD, giving the protein MKYIDEFQDPELARRLLDDIHATVTRPWALMEVCGGQTHSIIRHGIDQLLPEQVELIHGPGCPVCVTPLEVIDKALEIASRPEVIFCSFGDMLRVPGTGRDLFQVRGEGGDVRVVYSPLDALRIAQQNPDREVVFFGIGFETTAPPNAMTVHQARKLGIGNFSMLVSHVRVPPAIEAIMSSPKCRVQGFLAAGHVCSVMGVGEYPELAERFRVPIVVTGFEPLDILEGVRRAVRQLERGEHRVDNAYARAVRPEGNAAARAMLEDVFEVTDRAWRGIGVIPDSGWRLAAKYRDHDAEHRFAVDGIRTAEPAACRSGEVLQGLLKPHECEAFGTLCTPRTPLGATMVSSEGACAAYYLYRRLDMPATTEVREASPVV
- the hypE gene encoding hydrogenase expression/formation protein HypE; the protein is MSDTTATGLPVHAAPDIEAWTCPAPVRDRPRVVMGHGGGGVLSAELVQQIFAPAFGGEVLAQMGDAAVLSLGGARLAFSTDTYVVRPLFFPGGSIGDLAVNGTVNDLAMSGARAAYLSCGFVLEEGVELDVVTRVSQALGAAARTAGVEVATGDTKVVEAGHGDGIFINTAGIGLVPAGVDLRPQRVVPGDVVIVSGAIGVHGVAIMSVREGLEFGVEIKSDCAALGGLVDAMLAVTPDLHVLRDPTRGGLAATLNEIAAASGTGVVIQERDVPVPAAVANACAILGLDPMYIANEGKLVAFVPREHADAVLEAMRAHPLGADSVIIGETVEAHPGMVVARTGLGGTRVVDLPIGEQLPRIC